The Syntrophaceae bacterium genomic sequence CACCTCCGGCCGGGGCGAGGTGGCGGGGATCGACATCTTCCGGGAGCCCGAGCGGGTCAAGGGCGTGATCGGCTACATGTCCCAGAAGTTTTCCCTCTACGAAGACCTGACGCCCGCGGAGAACCTCCGCTTCTACCTGGGGATCTACGCCGTTCCGCCGGATCTCTGGGGGGAGCGGACCCGCTGGGTCCTCTCCATGGCGCGGCTGGAGGCGGTGAAGGACCGCCCCACGGGGGACCTGCCGCAGGGCTGGAAGCAGCGGCTGGCCCTGGGGTGCGCCCTCCTGCACCGGCCGGAGATCCTGTTTCTCGACGAGCCGACATCCGGGGTCGATCCGGTGACGCGCCGCCACTTCTGGGACTTCATCCGGCAGCTGGCGGACGAAGGCATCACGGTGTTCGTCACGACCCACTACATGGACGAGGCGAGGAACTGCGAGCGCCTGGTCCTCATCGACCAGGGCGCCATCGTGGCCCAGGGAAGTCCCGGGGAGATCGTCGACATGGCCTGCCCGGACCGGGAAGATGCGGACCTCAACGACGCCTTCATCAGCCTGATGGCCCGGAAGCCCTGCTGAGAAGAGCGGGAAAAAAGAAAGGAGGATCGAGACATGAAGAAGGGATGGATGCTGTTTCTGGTTTTTATCATAACGATGGTCTTGGCTCCGGCGATTCAGGCCGCGCCGGGAGACGGCCGGGCGGGGGCGGGCCGGGTCGGGGGAGTCGGGCCGGTCTTCACCGATCCGAATCAGCCGGTTGAAGTGGCGGCGGGGGAAACCTTCCGCATCGTCCTCGACTCCAACCGAACGACGGGCTACGGGTGGCAGCTCGCGGAAACGCCCGACGAAGCGGTGGTGAAGAAGGTCCACAACCGCTATCGGGTACCGAGGGTGAAGCGTCCGGGCGCCGGCGGGCAGGAAGTCTGGCGGTTTCAGGCCGTGAAGCCGGGGACGGCGGAGATCCGGATGGTTTACGTCCGCTCCTGGGAAAAGAGCGTCGAACCCGCCCGGACGGCTGTTTTCAAGGTCAACGTGAAATGAAGCTGCTGAGCGTTGCGCCGCGAGGTTGCGCGGACCCGTCGCCCGCCGGTTTTCCGGTGAAAGCTGCCATGAAACGGCAGGGGGAAACGCGCAGTCGTCGCCCTGTTTCAACGTTCGGAAAAGCAGACGCCTGAGGAATGATCATGAACCCCGTCCGCGTCCAGGCCATCATCCGCAAGGAGTTCTATCACCTGATCCGGGACTACCGGAGCCTCATCCTGGCCTTCGCGATTCCGCTTCTCTTGATCCTCCTGTTCGGCTACGCGCTGAGCCTTGACGTGGACAACGTCGAGACGGTGGTCGTGGACCAGGACCGCACCGACCTGAGCCGGGACTTCATTCGCCGCCTCGATGCGTCACCCTATTTTCACGTGAAGGCCCACCTGGCGGACACACGCATTGTCGCCGACTGGCTCGACCGGGACCGGGCGACCGTGGCGGTCGTCATTCCCCCCGACTGGACGGAGAACCTCCGGAGCGACCGGGAGGCGCCGCTGCAGATCCTCCTGGACGGCAGCGACCCGAACTTCGCCAACATCGCCCGGGGTTACGTCAACGCCTTCGTCGAGCAGTACAACGGGAAGCTCCTGGCGGATTTCCTCACCCGCCGGGGGATCGAGCCGATCCGGGCTCCCGTGGAGGGGCGCATCCGGGTCTGGTTCAACGAGGACCTGGAGAGCCGGAACTTCATCGTCCCCGGAATCATCGCCCTCATCATCATGATCGTCGGGGCCATCCTGACCTCCCTGGTCATCGCCCGGGAGTACGAGAGCGGGACCATGGAGACCCTGAAGTCCCTCCCCGTCACGGGGATGGAGCTCCTGGTCGGCAAGGCGGTTCCCTACTTCTTCATCGGCCTGATCGATGTCCTGATCGCCGTCTTCATGGGACAGGTCCTCTTCGGCATCGTCATGAAGGCGAGTTTCTGGGTCATGATCCTGGCCTCGTCTCTCTACCTGTCGGTGGCCCTGGCCCTGGGGCTTCTCATCTCCACGGTCACCAAGAACCAGCTTGTGGCCAACCAGGGGGCGATCCTCCTCACCTATCTGCCGTCGCTGTTGCTGTCGAACTTCGTCTTCCCCATCGCCAACATGCCGAAGGCCCTCCAACTCCTCACGTATATCGTACCGGCGAACTACTACATCGAGATTCTGAGCGGCATCTACCTGAAAAACC encodes the following:
- a CDS encoding ABC transporter permease; the encoded protein is MNPVRVQAIIRKEFYHLIRDYRSLILAFAIPLLLILLFGYALSLDVDNVETVVVDQDRTDLSRDFIRRLDASPYFHVKAHLADTRIVADWLDRDRATVAVVIPPDWTENLRSDREAPLQILLDGSDPNFANIARGYVNAFVEQYNGKLLADFLTRRGIEPIRAPVEGRIRVWFNEDLESRNFIVPGIIALIIMIVGAILTSLVIAREYESGTMETLKSLPVTGMELLVGKAVPYFFIGLIDVLIAVFMGQVLFGIVMKASFWVMILASSLYLSVALALGLLISTVTKNQLVANQGAILLTYLPSLLLSNFVFPIANMPKALQLLTYIVPANYYIEILSGIYLKNLGFIQMWTNFAVLGVMFLVLAGMTGALLKKEGL
- a CDS encoding protease inhibitor I42 family protein; this encodes MKKGWMLFLVFIITMVLAPAIQAAPGDGRAGAGRVGGVGPVFTDPNQPVEVAAGETFRIVLDSNRTTGYGWQLAETPDEAVVKKVHNRYRVPRVKRPGAGGQEVWRFQAVKPGTAEIRMVYVRSWEKSVEPARTAVFKVNVK
- a CDS encoding ABC transporter ATP-binding protein; the protein is MKPSSGDAIAVQELEKRFGDFVAVNRITFSVKRGEIFGFLGSNGSGKSTTIRMLCGILSPTSGRGEVAGIDIFREPERVKGVIGYMSQKFSLYEDLTPAENLRFYLGIYAVPPDLWGERTRWVLSMARLEAVKDRPTGDLPQGWKQRLALGCALLHRPEILFLDEPTSGVDPVTRRHFWDFIRQLADEGITVFVTTHYMDEARNCERLVLIDQGAIVAQGSPGEIVDMACPDREDADLNDAFISLMARKPC